A genomic segment from Polyangium mundeleinium encodes:
- a CDS encoding transposase, translating to MGLAGAAHSSHEGHRYERHRPEETVLYRVVAAHWQSFRERVETIGPLPRFVVREVEEYLRCGILEYGFIRVACEGCGFERLVSFSCKRRGFCPSCLGRRMSDGAVHLTEHVLPEVPIRQWVCSLPWGLRTLVGYDRELCAEVVRAFVEELLRSLRRRAKHLFGLASVEHVFAGAVTFIQRFDSALRLNVHVHTLALDGIYVRDDTTGEPAFRALPAPTAGEVYEIAERTAKRVVATLKKRGRSVDGLCDEGNTSEDFDPALAACYGAAARAPALRVVERDRTRDDERMAVVMGFDVHAGAAIDGRDRKRVERLCRYLARPPIAQERLVEVAGGKLRYELKKVWRDGTRFVVFEPHEFLARVCAMIPPPRFHMIRFHGVLAPNAALRSHVVAAARPSALAGESTPATL from the coding sequence GTGGGACTCGCCGGCGCCGCGCACTCCTCTCACGAAGGCCATCGCTACGAGCGTCATCGGCCGGAGGAGACGGTCCTCTACCGTGTCGTGGCCGCGCACTGGCAATCCTTTCGCGAGCGAGTGGAGACCATCGGTCCGTTGCCGCGGTTCGTGGTGCGGGAGGTCGAGGAGTATCTTCGCTGCGGGATCCTTGAATATGGGTTTATTCGTGTGGCGTGCGAAGGTTGTGGCTTTGAGCGATTGGTGAGCTTCAGCTGCAAGCGACGCGGCTTCTGCCCGTCTTGCCTGGGGCGACGGATGAGCGACGGCGCGGTGCACCTGACCGAGCACGTCCTGCCCGAGGTGCCGATCCGGCAATGGGTGTGCTCGCTACCGTGGGGGCTGCGGACGCTCGTTGGATATGACCGGGAGCTCTGCGCCGAGGTGGTGCGTGCATTCGTGGAGGAGCTCTTGCGTTCGCTGCGGCGGCGAGCGAAGCATCTGTTCGGGCTTGCGAGCGTCGAGCATGTGTTTGCAGGGGCGGTGACGTTCATCCAGCGCTTCGATTCGGCACTTCGGCTCAATGTGCATGTGCACACGCTCGCGCTGGACGGGATCTATGTGCGGGATGATACGACGGGAGAGCCCGCCTTCCGTGCGCTTCCGGCGCCGACGGCAGGTGAGGTGTACGAGATTGCCGAGCGCACGGCCAAGCGGGTCGTCGCCACGCTGAAGAAGCGCGGTCGATCGGTGGACGGGCTTTGCGACGAAGGGAATACCTCGGAGGATTTCGATCCAGCACTTGCCGCTTGTTATGGTGCGGCTGCTCGTGCGCCTGCGCTTCGGGTGGTGGAGCGCGATCGAACACGAGACGATGAGCGCATGGCCGTGGTCATGGGCTTCGACGTTCATGCGGGGGCGGCCATCGATGGTCGTGATCGCAAGCGTGTGGAGCGGCTCTGCCGGTATCTGGCCCGGCCGCCGATTGCACAAGAACGGCTCGTCGAGGTCGCTGGAGGGAAGTTGCGTTATGAGTTGAAGAAGGTGTGGCGCGACGGGACGCGATTCGTCGTTTTCGAGCCGCACGAGTTCTTGGCAAGGGTATGCGCAATGATACCGCCGCCACGGTTTCACATGATCCGATTTCATGGAGTGCTTGCCCCGAATGCGGCGTTGCGCAGCCACGTCGTGGCAGCTGCGCGCCCCTCGGCTCTGGCGGGGGAGTCCACCCCTGCGACCTTGTAG
- a CDS encoding BP74-related protein, translating into MVAAYFRFTDTNGQSRFVIELKDDAKIAHARRILSGEEKQKVHVLGRIIKRAVPYNPGWSYHLDPNTIDFFEMAIEVCDSSAQYLEEHLDEACGAFLPGCMWCPWSSRLVDEVKPG; encoded by the coding sequence ATCGTGGCAGCGTATTTCCGATTCACTGACACCAACGGCCAATCGCGCTTCGTGATCGAGCTGAAAGATGACGCGAAGATCGCGCACGCGCGCCGGATCCTCAGCGGGGAGGAGAAGCAGAAGGTTCATGTGCTCGGCAGGATCATCAAGCGAGCGGTCCCGTACAATCCAGGATGGAGTTACCACCTGGATCCGAACACCATCGACTTCTTCGAGATGGCGATCGAGGTCTGCGACTCCAGCGCGCAGTACCTCGAAGAGCACCTCGACGAGGCCTGTGGGGCCTTCCTTCCGGGCTGCATGTGGTGCCCGTGGTCCTCGCGGCTCGTGGACGAAGTGAAGCCGGGCTGA
- a CDS encoding transglutaminase-like domain-containing protein produces the protein MANDALAATDVIDARHPEIAALAAALARGASGPIEIARRCFTWVRDEVRHTLDIQAGPLTCTASEVLRHRTGFCYAKSHLLAALLRANGLPAGLCYQRLANGSGYCLHGFNAVELPGIGWYRIDARGNKPGIDAAFDPPTERLAYAATEAGEVDDKAVYAHPLPVVVAKLRAHTDWQSFAADLPDDVLARV, from the coding sequence ATGGCAAACGACGCTCTCGCCGCGACCGACGTCATCGACGCACGACATCCCGAAATCGCTGCCCTGGCAGCGGCGCTCGCGCGAGGTGCGTCCGGGCCGATCGAGATCGCCCGTCGTTGTTTCACCTGGGTACGCGACGAGGTCCGCCATACCCTCGACATCCAGGCCGGACCGCTCACCTGCACGGCCTCCGAAGTGCTGCGCCACCGCACCGGCTTCTGTTACGCCAAGAGCCACCTGCTCGCTGCCCTCCTGCGCGCGAATGGCCTGCCTGCCGGCCTGTGTTATCAGCGGCTCGCGAATGGGTCAGGGTATTGCCTCCACGGGTTCAACGCCGTCGAGCTTCCGGGCATCGGCTGGTATCGCATCGACGCGCGCGGCAACAAGCCCGGCATTGACGCCGCGTTCGACCCGCCCACCGAACGGCTGGCCTATGCCGCGACGGAGGCCGGCGAGGTCGACGATAAGGCCGTGTACGCCCATCCGCTCCCGGTCGTCGTGGCCAAGCTGCGCGCCCATACCGACTGGCAAAGCTTCGCGGCCGACCTGCCCGACGACGTCTTGGCGCGCGTCTAG
- a CDS encoding AAA family ATPase has product MSLFLATEETTADVKGFEITSKIGEGVRYVTYRGRRLGDGQDVAVKVMAADSNRLADIARLKHTYGILQRIDSDKIVKVHGVEEQRDGLAVITEYFPGTSLASLLARQGTLDIDAFLRLGISLAEALADLHRRGLVHGDTRPENILLGAENQIKLTGFGVDGVVTREKEEIYSRRVLSELLPYSSPEQTNRMNRSVDYRTDMYSLGVVFYEMLVGRRPFEAEDPLELIHAHLAASPPSPSEARPEVPEALSAIVLKLLRKGAEDRYSSAEGLQADLSECQRQWQTTGQIEPFVLGQHDRSDLLQIHQGLYGREKDIRKLIESFDDVLRGRRAIILVSGYSGIGKSSLVQEILKPLAREKGYYISGKYDQYIRDTPYSAVIQAFDALLKQLLCESEERLAAWREAILGALGSNGQVLCDFLPSLKHIIGEQPPVPALGPVEAQNRVNLYFRKFVSVFARPAHPLAIFLDDLQWVDAASLSLITSILADEDRSALFFCGAYRDNEVSPTHAFMVALEELEQGGTEVVDIVLEPLDIASLSALINDSLGVDDGDALAAVVLRKTGGNPFFVKRFLRHLYEAKVLFRDPAAGWRWDLSAIERLDSSDNVLGLMAETLLRLPPRTQDVLRQASAIGNVLDLEVLYAISATPPDETYASLEEAIREGLIVTAGEQLRFAHDKIQEAAYSLIPVADRAAYHYRIGEILLLKLDPNKGQDLFDIVNHLNNAGDLITAPGARLESARLNLKVAERAEESGAFSAALKYLEHGAAMLPRDAWSAEYELSFAYHTKKGVLESLCERHDDALATLAACFKEAKGRVHQTAVRRLIMNVQILKNDLLAALDEGLAALRAFGIDLPPFPDADALAAERARTFAMIGDRPVASLIDLPPQNDPEIAALQDLLQEMFTPCYQLGTNNLAITIMKMLQNTLTHGISRNSIFAYMNFGTVLCASMDIEKGYEFGRAAVRLNEIHPDKKSEAMLANMWAAWVQHWKEGYTTYKATLRRGMHTGVETGQYIWAFYNTANASTNSLLQGRHLQEILEEARQYQPLCKLDKFNAMTWMVSAIAEVCEDLSRPAEADASSRVAWVDIDVIKADARKINNTASLYFANVYDVLGGVFKGAYEEVAAMWGATDPAGDVMLPAWHATPCFYFYGGVAFARASTTAPPDLRELYLARFYDCARRMAVWSELNPESLRHRHLLLQAELARIEPSERAGHLYDEAIAAAREGGFAHDEALGNELCARHYLDRGRSFLARVYLAEAHRAYARWGAVRVMERLEKEFSHVLRPEAGLGRIERVADGDPAARKLDLGAVVKASQAISGEILIPQLLQKLMHVLLESAGARKGFVILRENERLVIRAEGHIDQAEIRVLPSAPLESRRDLATCVVKYVARTAESVVLHEGAKNSPFADDPYIEQSQLRSLLATPILRQGRLVGVLYLENELAGSVFTPDRMEMLRLLSAQVAISIENALLYSSLEENVRARTREIEQANARILSLNAEQQRRQEMELSQKQALIAQQKELIRVLSTPILEVWDGVLTIPIVGVIDEERSSVITQNLLARVVETQSKFAIVDLTGVDEMDPGTAEHIVRIIGAVRLLGARSVITGIQPAVARAMISLGVDLSRIQTRANLRDGLRTCLNLGRGKDS; this is encoded by the coding sequence ATGTCGCTGTTTTTGGCCACCGAGGAAACGACGGCCGATGTCAAGGGGTTTGAGATCACCTCCAAGATCGGCGAGGGCGTCAGGTATGTGACGTATCGCGGCCGCCGGTTGGGCGACGGGCAGGACGTGGCCGTCAAGGTCATGGCAGCCGATTCCAACCGACTCGCCGATATCGCGCGCCTCAAGCATACCTACGGCATTCTGCAGCGGATCGATTCGGACAAGATCGTCAAGGTCCACGGCGTCGAGGAGCAAAGGGATGGCCTGGCGGTCATCACCGAGTATTTCCCCGGCACCTCCCTGGCGAGCCTCCTCGCGCGGCAAGGGACGCTCGATATCGATGCATTCCTGCGCCTCGGCATCTCCCTGGCCGAAGCCCTTGCCGATCTCCACCGCCGTGGCCTCGTCCACGGGGACACGCGGCCCGAAAACATCCTGCTCGGGGCGGAGAACCAGATCAAGCTCACGGGCTTCGGCGTCGATGGCGTCGTGACGCGGGAGAAAGAGGAGATCTACAGCCGCCGCGTCCTCTCGGAGCTGCTCCCCTATAGCTCGCCCGAGCAGACGAACCGCATGAACCGGAGCGTGGACTACCGGACGGACATGTATTCGCTGGGGGTCGTCTTTTACGAAATGCTCGTGGGGCGCAGGCCCTTCGAGGCCGAGGACCCGCTCGAGCTGATCCACGCCCATCTCGCCGCGTCGCCCCCTTCGCCCTCGGAGGCGAGGCCGGAGGTGCCCGAGGCGCTCTCCGCCATCGTCCTCAAGCTGCTCCGCAAGGGCGCCGAAGATCGCTACAGCAGCGCCGAAGGCCTGCAGGCAGACCTCTCCGAGTGCCAGCGGCAATGGCAAACGACCGGCCAGATCGAGCCCTTCGTCCTCGGCCAGCACGACCGGAGTGATCTGCTCCAGATCCATCAGGGGCTTTACGGCCGCGAAAAGGACATCCGAAAGCTCATCGAATCGTTCGACGACGTGCTCCGGGGCAGGCGCGCGATCATCCTGGTGTCGGGTTACTCGGGCATCGGAAAGTCCTCCCTCGTCCAGGAGATCTTGAAGCCGCTGGCGCGGGAGAAAGGGTATTACATCAGCGGGAAGTACGACCAGTACATCCGCGATACCCCCTACAGCGCCGTGATCCAGGCGTTCGACGCGCTCCTCAAGCAGCTCCTCTGCGAGAGCGAGGAGCGGCTCGCGGCATGGCGGGAGGCCATTCTCGGCGCCCTCGGCAGCAATGGGCAGGTCCTCTGCGACTTCTTGCCCTCGCTCAAGCACATCATCGGCGAGCAGCCGCCCGTCCCCGCGCTCGGGCCCGTCGAGGCGCAAAACCGCGTCAACCTCTATTTCCGGAAGTTCGTGTCGGTGTTCGCCCGGCCAGCCCACCCGCTGGCGATCTTCCTCGACGACCTGCAATGGGTGGACGCGGCGAGCTTGAGCCTGATCACGTCCATCCTCGCGGACGAAGACCGATCGGCGCTCTTCTTTTGCGGCGCCTACCGGGACAACGAGGTGAGCCCGACCCACGCGTTCATGGTTGCGCTGGAGGAGCTCGAGCAGGGCGGCACCGAGGTCGTCGACATCGTCCTCGAGCCCCTCGACATCGCCTCTTTGAGCGCGCTCATCAACGACAGCCTCGGCGTCGACGACGGGGATGCGCTCGCCGCGGTGGTGCTGCGCAAGACCGGCGGCAATCCCTTTTTCGTGAAGCGCTTCCTTCGGCACCTGTACGAGGCGAAGGTGCTCTTCCGGGATCCCGCGGCGGGGTGGCGCTGGGATCTCTCGGCCATCGAGCGATTGGACTCCTCCGACAACGTCCTCGGCCTCATGGCGGAGACGCTCCTGCGCCTCCCTCCGCGCACGCAGGACGTCCTCCGCCAGGCCTCGGCGATTGGCAACGTCCTCGATCTGGAGGTCCTCTACGCCATCAGCGCGACTCCTCCGGACGAGACGTACGCGAGCCTGGAGGAAGCCATCCGCGAGGGCTTGATCGTGACCGCGGGCGAGCAGCTCCGCTTCGCGCACGACAAGATCCAGGAGGCCGCCTATTCCTTGATCCCGGTGGCGGACCGAGCGGCATACCATTACCGGATCGGAGAGATCCTCCTCCTCAAGCTCGATCCCAACAAGGGACAAGACCTGTTCGACATCGTCAATCACCTGAACAACGCGGGGGACTTGATCACGGCGCCGGGCGCGCGCCTCGAATCCGCGCGGCTCAATTTGAAGGTCGCCGAGCGCGCCGAGGAATCAGGCGCCTTCTCCGCGGCCCTCAAGTATCTGGAGCATGGCGCGGCCATGCTGCCCCGCGACGCGTGGAGCGCGGAGTACGAGCTCTCCTTTGCCTATCACACGAAAAAGGGCGTGCTCGAATCGCTCTGCGAGCGGCACGACGACGCGCTCGCGACGCTCGCCGCTTGCTTCAAGGAAGCCAAGGGGCGCGTGCACCAGACGGCGGTCCGGCGCCTGATCATGAACGTGCAGATCCTGAAGAACGATCTGCTCGCGGCCCTCGACGAGGGGCTCGCCGCGCTGCGCGCGTTCGGCATCGATTTGCCGCCCTTCCCGGACGCGGACGCGCTCGCCGCCGAGCGCGCGCGGACGTTTGCCATGATCGGCGACCGGCCCGTCGCCTCGCTCATCGATCTGCCTCCGCAGAACGACCCGGAGATCGCCGCGCTGCAGGACCTCCTGCAGGAGATGTTCACGCCCTGCTACCAGCTCGGCACGAACAACCTGGCGATCACGATCATGAAGATGCTGCAAAACACGTTGACCCACGGCATCTCCAGAAACTCGATCTTCGCGTACATGAACTTCGGGACCGTGCTCTGCGCGAGCATGGATATCGAGAAGGGATACGAGTTCGGCCGCGCGGCGGTGCGCCTGAACGAGATTCACCCGGACAAGAAGTCCGAGGCCATGCTGGCCAACATGTGGGCGGCGTGGGTCCAGCACTGGAAGGAAGGCTATACGACCTACAAGGCGACGCTCCGCAGAGGCATGCACACCGGCGTCGAGACGGGTCAATACATCTGGGCCTTTTACAACACGGCCAATGCGAGCACGAACAGCCTCCTCCAGGGGCGGCACCTCCAGGAGATCCTCGAAGAAGCGCGGCAATACCAGCCGCTCTGCAAGCTCGACAAGTTCAACGCCATGACCTGGATGGTCAGCGCCATCGCCGAGGTTTGCGAGGATCTGAGCAGGCCCGCGGAGGCGGACGCGTCGTCGCGCGTCGCCTGGGTCGACATCGACGTCATCAAGGCGGATGCCCGGAAGATCAACAACACGGCTTCGCTTTATTTCGCGAACGTGTACGACGTCCTCGGAGGTGTCTTCAAGGGCGCCTACGAAGAGGTCGCGGCGATGTGGGGCGCGACGGATCCCGCGGGCGACGTCATGCTCCCGGCCTGGCACGCGACCCCCTGCTTCTACTTCTATGGCGGCGTGGCCTTCGCGCGCGCCTCGACGACCGCGCCGCCGGACCTGCGCGAGCTCTACCTCGCGAGGTTTTACGATTGCGCGCGCAGGATGGCCGTCTGGTCCGAGCTCAACCCGGAGAGCCTGCGCCATCGCCACCTTTTGCTCCAGGCCGAGCTCGCCCGGATCGAGCCGTCCGAGCGCGCGGGGCACCTCTACGACGAGGCGATCGCCGCCGCCCGCGAAGGGGGATTCGCCCACGATGAGGCGCTCGGCAATGAGCTCTGCGCCCGTCATTACCTCGACCGTGGCAGGTCGTTCCTCGCGCGTGTCTATCTCGCCGAGGCGCATCGGGCCTACGCGCGGTGGGGCGCCGTCCGCGTGATGGAGCGCCTCGAAAAGGAGTTTTCGCACGTGCTCCGGCCGGAGGCGGGGCTCGGCCGGATCGAGCGCGTGGCGGACGGGGACCCCGCCGCGCGCAAGCTCGACCTCGGCGCCGTCGTCAAGGCCTCGCAGGCGATCTCGGGCGAGATCCTGATCCCGCAGCTCCTGCAGAAGCTGATGCACGTCCTCCTCGAAAGCGCGGGCGCGAGAAAGGGGTTCGTGATCCTCCGGGAAAATGAGCGGCTCGTGATCCGGGCCGAAGGCCACATCGATCAGGCCGAGATCCGCGTGCTCCCGTCCGCGCCCCTGGAGTCGCGCCGGGATCTGGCCACCTGCGTGGTGAAATACGTGGCGAGGACGGCGGAGAGCGTCGTCCTCCACGAAGGGGCGAAGAACAGCCCCTTCGCGGACGACCCCTACATCGAGCAGAGCCAGCTCCGATCACTCCTGGCGACGCCCATCCTGCGGCAGGGGCGGCTCGTCGGGGTCCTGTACCTGGAAAACGAGCTCGCCGGGAGTGTGTTCACGCCGGATCGAATGGAGATGCTCCGGCTCCTGTCGGCGCAGGTCGCCATTTCCATCGAGAACGCGCTCCTCTATTCGAGCCTCGAAGAGAACGTGCGCGCGCGGACGCGGGAGATCGAGCAAGCCAACGCGCGGATCCTGTCGCTCAATGCCGAGCAGCAGCGCCGGCAGGAGATGGAGCTCTCGCAAAAGCAGGCGCTCATCGCGCAGCAAAAAGAGCTCATCCGTGTCCTGTCCACGCCCATCCTGGAGGTGTGGGACGGGGTGCTCACCATTCCGATCGTCGGTGTCATCGACGAGGAGCGCTCGTCCGTCATCACGCAGAACCTGCTCGCGCGGGTCGTCGAGACCCAATCGAAGTTCGCGATCGTCGATCTGACAGGCGTCGACGAGATGGATCCCGGGACGGCCGAGCACATCGTGCGTATCATCGGCGCCGTGCGGCTGCTCGGGGCGAGGAGCGTCATCACGGGCATCCAGCCCGCCGTGGCCCGCGCGATGATCTCCCTCGGCGTCGATCTCAGCCGCATCCAGACACGCGCCAATCTCCGCGACGGCCTGCGGACGTGCCTGAACCTCGGACGGGGCAAGGATTCGTAG
- a CDS encoding CocE/NonD family hydrolase C-terminal non-catalytic domain-containing protein — protein MDTVASEVFMGEAQPVSIAGVNRTNAGVWQSDVLASALRLRGAAHLHVTVAPGSSASTTVIAYLYDTDKLGMGRLVTPIPFTIPEAVAGQVYPVDTDFFVTAYDVPEGHRLTLVVDTVDPLYVDMENRSTELTFVSPPGDPSYVSLPLR, from the coding sequence GTGGACACCGTCGCGAGCGAGGTGTTCATGGGCGAGGCGCAGCCGGTGTCCATCGCCGGCGTGAACCGCACGAACGCGGGCGTCTGGCAGTCGGACGTCCTGGCGAGCGCGCTGCGCCTGCGCGGGGCCGCGCACCTGCACGTGACGGTCGCGCCGGGCAGCTCCGCGTCGACGACGGTGATCGCCTATCTCTACGATACGGACAAGCTGGGAATGGGGCGCCTCGTGACGCCTATCCCCTTCACGATCCCCGAGGCGGTGGCCGGCCAGGTCTATCCCGTGGACACGGACTTTTTCGTGACGGCCTACGACGTGCCGGAGGGCCATCGCCTCACGCTCGTCGTCGACACCGTCGACCCGCTTTATGTCGATATGGAGAATCGATCCACCGAGCTGACGTTCGTCTCGCCGCCGGGGGACCCGTCTTATGTGTCCCTGCCGCTGAGGTGA
- a CDS encoding tetratricopeptide repeat protein, with product MREHIPDSQGHDVMGIFDWFKGKKTGQVAAEGASAGSPSAFALDDAALVKQVEPLLAQRRFAEIEALLRRALALEGRPLEPRHASYPVSLNLLAAVMTSQNRSGEAEALLREALALHENVLGPDHPQTEASLGVLVNVLGKHHKDAEAEAILSRAFSKKDDVRDGGRPSYRSLLGLFGGVLGASGKVDEAVAIHRRALVLEERAVGPNHPAFWSAAGGLASVLQKQGNPGEAAALLRRVAALKEATLGEGHPDHLKSLFLLEYMLAVQEKHEEAEACARRLLDLQEKTLGERHPDTLGTRNRLSHHALNGRK from the coding sequence GTGCGAGAACACATCCCCGATTCCCAGGGACACGACGTGATGGGCATCTTCGACTGGTTCAAGGGCAAAAAAACAGGGCAGGTCGCCGCGGAAGGGGCTTCGGCGGGCTCGCCTTCAGCCTTCGCGCTGGACGACGCCGCGCTGGTCAAGCAGGTGGAGCCGCTCCTGGCGCAGCGGAGGTTCGCCGAGATCGAGGCGCTCCTGCGCCGCGCGCTGGCCCTCGAGGGGCGCCCGCTCGAGCCGCGCCATGCCTCCTATCCGGTCTCGCTGAACCTCCTCGCGGCGGTCATGACGAGCCAGAACAGATCCGGAGAGGCAGAAGCCTTGCTGCGGGAGGCGCTGGCGCTCCACGAAAACGTCCTCGGGCCCGACCATCCGCAGACCGAGGCGTCGTTGGGTGTCCTCGTCAACGTCCTCGGAAAACACCACAAGGACGCGGAGGCCGAGGCGATCCTGTCGCGAGCCTTCTCGAAGAAGGACGATGTGCGGGACGGCGGAAGGCCCTCCTACCGGTCGCTGCTCGGCTTGTTCGGCGGGGTCCTGGGCGCGAGCGGCAAAGTCGACGAGGCCGTGGCGATCCACCGGAGGGCGCTCGTCCTGGAGGAGCGCGCGGTGGGCCCAAACCATCCCGCGTTCTGGTCGGCGGCGGGCGGGCTCGCGAGTGTATTGCAGAAGCAGGGGAATCCAGGCGAAGCCGCGGCGCTCCTGCGCCGGGTGGCGGCCCTGAAAGAGGCGACGCTGGGCGAAGGCCACCCCGACCATTTGAAGTCCTTGTTCCTGCTCGAATACATGCTGGCCGTGCAGGAGAAACACGAGGAGGCGGAGGCGTGCGCGCGGAGGCTGCTCGACCTTCAGGAAAAGACGCTCGGGGAGCGTCATCCCGACACCCTGGGCACGAGAAACCGCCTGTCGCATCACGCGCTGAACGGCAGGAAGTAG